CTCAAAAGAAAAGCCAGGTAAACATGTTGATATTAAAGGATTTTCTCAAATAGATAAAGTTGCAAATATCACTCAGGCGCCAATAGGCAGAACCCCTCGTTCCAACCCTGCCACGTATACAGGTGCTTTTGATTATATAAGACGTCTGTTTTCTCAGGTTCCGGGCTCAAGGGCAAGGGGATATAAGCCTGGAAGATTCTCTTTTAATGTTAAAGGCGGAAGATGTGAGACATGTAAAGGTGACGGCTTAAAAAAGATTGAGATGCACTTCCTTCCTGATATTTATGTAACATGCGAAACATGTAGAGGAACGCGATTCAATAGAGAAACTCTGGAGATTAAATACAAGGATAAAAGCATAGCAGACGTTTTGGATATGACAATTGAAGAAGCTCTGAAACTTTTTGAGAACATTCCGCCTGTAAAAAGAAAACTGCAGACTCTAAACGATGTAGGTCTCGGGTATATAAAATTAGGACAGTCTGCTACCACTCTCTCAGGAGGAGAAGCACAAAGGGTTAAGCTGGCTAGTGAATTAAGTAAGGTTTCAACAGGCAGGACGCTCTATATACTTGATGAACCAACCACAGGTCTGCATTTTGCAGATGTTCAGAAGTTATTGGATGTTTTAGGAAGATTAGTGGATAAAGGGAATACAGTGTTGATAATCGAGCATAATTTAGACGTTTTAAAAACAGCTGATTATATTATAGATCTTGGACCAGAGGGAGGAGACAATGGGGGAGAAGTCGTAGCAGAAGGAACTCCGGAACAAGTTGCTAAGAATAAGCGCTCATATACTGGAAAGTTTCTGAAGAAAGTTCTGGAATGCTGATAATAGATGAAATTGTTGTTGACGATGCTATTCTTAAAACCCATTTTTCATGCTGCCTTGAGATCTGTCACGGACACTGCTGCGCAACAGGGGACTTTGGAGCACCAATATCTGAGGAAGATGTAGAAATAATAGATAAACATTTAAAAAACATTGAAAAATATCTTCCAAAGAAAAATATAAAAATCATAAAAAAGAATGGATACGCAGAAGTATATCGAAGTGGAACCCTTTGTGTTGAGTCCCTTTACGATGATGGACCGTGCGTTTTTTCATACAAGCATGAAGGAATAACCAAATGCGCTATTCATACTTATTGTGTGAACACTGAAATAGATCCTGTCCAAATAAAACCCATATCCTGCTCTCTATTTCCAATAAGGGTTATCCGACTGGGGAAAATAATATCATTAAGATACTGCCAGTATTCTGAATGTAAATCAGCTTTAGGAGGCTCAACTCCTGTCTTTCAGACGTGTAAGAAAGCCCTTATTAGAATGTCTGGTAATCAGTGGTATAAAAAATTAGAGAAATGCTATGAAGAAAGTTCTATATAAGCTGCAGCTTCTTTCTTATAAGCCATTCTGCGCTGAGAAGTATGATAAAAAGAAAAAGCAGTAGGGGAGAGTTATGCAATTTTATTCTGTAGGATGTGATTGTTTGCCTGTGCCTGGCTTTTATTTCATTAAAAATACCATATATATTCTCTGGTGTATGATATGCCCCTCCTGTAGATAAGGATATATCCTTAAGCAGCACGTCATTTAAGCCAATGTCTTCCTCTTCCATGTAAGGATTGCCGACAGCAAATCCAATCAGTTCCTCTTTTGAAATGTCTTCAATTTTAGCAGTAGCTTTTAATTGATAATATCCGATATCATCTGCCTCATAATCTGCTTCATATTCTCCTGTCTTGCCTTCCACATTAGTCAAGTTCAGAAAAGTCTTTTTGTTTGATGGTGTAGTTATTTGACAATTTATATTTGCTTTATCATATCTACGATATTCCTTATCATATGCAGACGCCATAATATGAATTATCTCACCGGGCTCGTAATAATCCTTGTTTGTATATATGAGGAGATGATCTGTATCTTGCTTTGGCTTTTTATCTCCAGAGCACAGCCATCTCACCATCTGCCCCCAGAATGTCTGATATATATTGATATTGATGTCTTCTGCAAATGCCCATTTCCATGTAGAATCAGTTGCTATAGCAGCTACTTTCCCTTCCCCGTAATTTTGGACTATCAATACTGGCCATTTTTTTAGGGATTTAGAGTCTGAAGCGTAGATAAGTACTATAGCCCCAGGCTTAGGCCTTGAGAGAAGATTAAACCCGGATAAAGCAGGTAATTGTGTTTTTGGATTCTTTAGAATCGGATGTCTGGATGCTTCAGGTGTAAGCACTGGTACAAAAGTTTTCCCTTCCCACTCGCCACTACCTTCTAAAGCGACAGGAAATATCTTTGATAGCTCGCCTCTTTGATATCCTCCGCTTTCAAAGGAATTTTTACCGCCTAAAATGAGAAAACCGCCGCCATTTCCGGTGAAATTGACAATATTAGAAGCAGATTTTTCATCAAACATGTTTTTAATATTTCCTAGAATGATAATGTCATATTCTTTAAGATTTTCCTTATGATGCAGAATATCATTGAGTTCTCGATGTGTGGAAATCCCTTGTTGATAAAACTGTCCTGATGAAGTTAATATAAAAGCAGTAAGATCTATATGCGGGTCTGACTCAAGGGTCCTTTTAAGGAATTTATATTCCCATCTTAGACCTCCTTCAATATAGAGTGCCTTTGTTTTCTGCCTGGTTATGAGTACAGTAAAAGTCCTTTTATTGTTCTGCGTTATAAGCTCTCCTTCCAAAGGAGGAACCTCTGCGACATATCTACATACACCCACTTGTTTTGGAATAAGACCGATCTCCAGATTTTGTACATTCTCAGATTCCTTTAGCAGCACACTACTGCTGGATATCACCTCTCCATCCAGCTCCACATTAACAGGAACTAGTTTTTCCTCATATCCTCGATTTTTAATCTTAATATCTATATTTATCTTTTCTCCCAAATATCCGGTTAATGGAGAACTGATATGGGTAATTGATACATCCTTAAATGATTTATTTGCCTTTATATTGCCCAGTCCAACACTGTATATTGGAACTGCGAGGCTTTTAATTCTTTTGACCGTATTTTTGCCTGCATTATTATTTCCATCAGTAAACAATACCACTCCGGATATAGGGCTTTCTCCCATTGTTTTAACAGCATTTTCTATTGAAGCAGCGATATCTGTAGAATTGCCATGCGCGCTGAGCTTTGCAGGTATGTCTTTTTCAGACATCTCAGCAGAACCCTTTGAAAATTCAAATGTTCTAACTATAAACTGTTTAGATAGTGTTCTGATAAAATTATTTTCATCTCTATGGATTGTATCCTTAATTATTTCCAATTTACTCTTTGGAGAAAAAGGGCCATGCCCACCCATGCTTTTTGAAGTATCAAACAAAAGCAGACAGCAGGATTTCTGAAGCTTCGATTTCAAGAAACTGATTGTCGGCCTTAACACTGCGCCTAGAATTATAATTA
Above is a window of bacterium DNA encoding:
- a CDS encoding glutamine amidotransferase translates to MDLWRLQNIRIEFENPVNLFLLVVILAIAITAVILTYIRLYSVLSRKQAGWIVFLRILLIIIILGAVLRPTISFLKSKLQKSCCLLLFDTSKSMGGHGPFSPKSKLEIIKDTIHRDENNFIRTLSKQFIVRTFEFSKGSAEMSEKDIPAKLSAHGNSTDIAASIENAVKTMGESPISGVVLFTDGNNNAGKNTVKRIKSLAVPIYSVGLGNIKANKSFKDVSITHISSPLTGYLGEKINIDIKIKNRGYEEKLVPVNVELDGEVISSSSVLLKESENVQNLEIGLIPKQVGVCRYVAEVPPLEGELITQNNKRTFTVLITRQKTKALYIEGGLRWEYKFLKRTLESDPHIDLTAFILTSSGQFYQQGISTHRELNDILHHKENLKEYDIIILGNIKNMFDEKSASNIVNFTGNGGGFLILGGKNSFESGGYQRGELSKIFPVALEGSGEWEGKTFVPVLTPEASRHPILKNPKTQLPALSGFNLLSRPKPGAIVLIYASDSKSLKKWPVLIVQNYGEGKVAAIATDSTWKWAFAEDININIYQTFWGQMVRWLCSGDKKPKQDTDHLLIYTNKDYYEPGEIIHIMASAYDKEYRRYDKANINCQITTPSNKKTFLNLTNVEGKTGEYEADYEADDIGYYQLKATAKIEDISKEELIGFAVGNPYMEEEDIGLNDVLLKDISLSTGGAYHTPENIYGIFNEIKARHRQTITSYRIKLHNSPLLLFLFIILLSAEWLIRKKLQLI
- a CDS encoding DUF3109 family protein; translated protein: MLIIDEIVVDDAILKTHFSCCLEICHGHCCATGDFGAPISEEDVEIIDKHLKNIEKYLPKKNIKIIKKNGYAEVYRSGTLCVESLYDDGPCVFSYKHEGITKCAIHTYCVNTEIDPVQIKPISCSLFPIRVIRLGKIISLRYCQYSECKSALGGSTPVFQTCKKALIRMSGNQWYKKLEKCYEESSI